A stretch of the Ictidomys tridecemlineatus isolate mIctTri1 chromosome 5, mIctTri1.hap1, whole genome shotgun sequence genome encodes the following:
- the LOC144377975 gene encoding uncharacterized protein LOC144377975 isoform X2 — MSSSIITKVLKSSGYFLLERDNEYEGRRNGQVGGQENYSHKGQGAEDANLLGVEIDESPLEPEKFSQCSHIGLLTSVSNFMRVALSFLPAFLPPHCKIAAPVAQPRRAVQRLGRAEPQAREHLAFRWSSQAVQSPFHPASGMGIRTTAEVPQGGTREGPATRSDAGAEAGAGARLWLTRSHSTERRWGCCEEPLLGSELGPASREPRSPALRPAPREPRSPAPRPATA, encoded by the exons ATGAGTTCAAGTATAATTACAAa GGTGTTGAAATCGTCTGGCTACTTCCTGTTGGAGAGGGACAACGAGTACGAAGGAAGGAGGAATGGTCAGGTTGGGGGACAAGAGAATTATAGCCATAAAGGCCAGGGCGCTGAAGATGCGAATCTCCTTGGCGTTGAAATCGATGAAAGTCCCTTGGAGCCAGAG AAATTCTCACAATGTTCACACATTGGCCTCTTGACCTCAGTGAGCAACTTTATGAGAGTTGCTTTGAGTTTTCTGCCAG CCTTCCTGCCTCCTCACTGCAAGATAGCAGCCCCTGTGGCACAACCCCGCAGGGCGGTGCAGCGTCTGGGAAGGGCAGAGCCACAAGCCAGGGAGCACTTAGCCTTTCGTTGGAGCAGCCAAGCGGTGCAAA GTCCTTTCCATCCAGCGTCGGGGATGGGCATCAGGACAACGGCAGAGGTGCCACAGGGTGGGACACGAGAAGGCCCTGCCACCCGATCAGACGCAGGAGCAGAAGCAGGAGCTGGGGCCCGACTGTGGCTCACACGGTCCCACAGCACGGAGCGccgctggggctgctgtgaggagCCTCTTCTGGGCTCTGAGCTCGGCCCTGCAAGCCGGGAACCACGGTCGCCCGCCCTGCGTCCTGCTCCCCGGGAACCGCGGTCGCCCGCCCCGCGTCCTGCCACCGCCTGA
- the LOC144377975 gene encoding uncharacterized protein LOC144377975 isoform X1, translating to MALLRAGESPLPEAPWLVGSPHSDPPPLCSCLASRPPLLPVSPQLESDLACPGVLKSSGYFLLERDNEYEGRRNGQVGGQENYSHKGQGAEDANLLGVEIDESPLEPEKFSQCSHIGLLTSVSNFMRVALSFLPAFLPPHCKIAAPVAQPRRAVQRLGRAEPQAREHLAFRWSSQAVQSPFHPASGMGIRTTAEVPQGGTREGPATRSDAGAEAGAGARLWLTRSHSTERRWGCCEEPLLGSELGPASREPRSPALRPAPREPRSPAPRPATA from the exons ATGGCCCTTCTTCGAGCAGGCGAAAGTCCCCTTCCGGAGGCCCCCTGGCTTGTTGGAAGTCCCCATTCTGACCCCCCCCCACTGTGCAGCTGCCTTGCGAGCAGGCCGCCCCTCCTGCCTGTCAGCCCACAGTTGGAGTCAGACCTGGCTTGTCCCGG GGTGTTGAAATCGTCTGGCTACTTCCTGTTGGAGAGGGACAACGAGTACGAAGGAAGGAGGAATGGTCAGGTTGGGGGACAAGAGAATTATAGCCATAAAGGCCAGGGCGCTGAAGATGCGAATCTCCTTGGCGTTGAAATCGATGAAAGTCCCTTGGAGCCAGAG AAATTCTCACAATGTTCACACATTGGCCTCTTGACCTCAGTGAGCAACTTTATGAGAGTTGCTTTGAGTTTTCTGCCAG CCTTCCTGCCTCCTCACTGCAAGATAGCAGCCCCTGTGGCACAACCCCGCAGGGCGGTGCAGCGTCTGGGAAGGGCAGAGCCACAAGCCAGGGAGCACTTAGCCTTTCGTTGGAGCAGCCAAGCGGTGCAAA GTCCTTTCCATCCAGCGTCGGGGATGGGCATCAGGACAACGGCAGAGGTGCCACAGGGTGGGACACGAGAAGGCCCTGCCACCCGATCAGACGCAGGAGCAGAAGCAGGAGCTGGGGCCCGACTGTGGCTCACACGGTCCCACAGCACGGAGCGccgctggggctgctgtgaggagCCTCTTCTGGGCTCTGAGCTCGGCCCTGCAAGCCGGGAACCACGGTCGCCCGCCCTGCGTCCTGCTCCCCGGGAACCGCGGTCGCCCGCCCCGCGTCCTGCCACCGCCTGA